A genomic window from Lotus japonicus ecotype B-129 chromosome 1, LjGifu_v1.2 includes:
- the LOC130729392 gene encoding uncharacterized protein LOC130729392, which produces MDLESGTSSVRESEPELDPSEDLVDEQDELPAEPKAPPEPVVEEEGLPELVGEEWVEFDRSKAERKVQRFFCLAVESYDNKEGDIYRGLRTHMLIEFTNESIPNDESAIEDEDEVKEEDEDDEDDESEE; this is translated from the coding sequence ATGGATTTAGAGTCGGGGACATCCTCAGTTCGAGAGTCGGAGCCGGAGCTGGATCCTTCTGAGGATTTGGTGGATGAGCAGGATGAGCTACCAGCGGAACCTAAGGCGCCACCAGAGCCTGTAGTGGAAGAAGAAGGGCTTCCGGAGCTTGTAGGAGAGGAATGGGTTGAATTTGACCGTAGTAAAGCCGAGCGGAAAGTTCAGAGGTTCTTCTGTTTGGCGGTCGAGTCCTACGACAACAAGGAGGGTGACATCTACCGAGGTCTGAGAACCCATATGCTCATAGAGTTTACTAATGAGTCAATTCCTAATGATGAGTCCGCCATTGAAGACGAAGACGAGGtcaaagaggaagatgaagacgatgaagatgatgaatcagAGGAGTAG